AGGTCGTCGCGGAGGTCGCCCGCGAGAAAAAGGCGGCGGCGGCCCGGGCGGCGCTGCAGCAAGTCCTCGCGGCCTCGAACTCGGCGGCGGAACTCGAAACGAACGCCAGGAAGGCGGGGCTTTCGTCCTCCCTCACCGGCTGGTTCGCCCCCCTCTCGGGGCCGGTCCCCGAGGCGCTCGCCGGGGCCGGTGACCTCCGTAAGGACCTCTCCACACTCTCCGCGAAAGCGCCGGTCCCCCGGAAGGTGTACCAGGGACGGGAAGGAAATCCCCTCGCTGTGGCGTTTTCCGGCGAGCAGCTTCCCTCCGACGCCGAGTGGGCGGAGAAGAAGGCAGGCCTCCTGAAGGGGCTGGCGGAGCAGAAAAAGAACCTGACGCTCCAGACCTTCCTTTCGGACCGCCGCAAAAGCGCGAAGGTGGAGATCAACCCCGAAGCCCTGAAGTAGTTCGATATCGGTCAGGAGGCACTCCTTGTTCGCAGTGGGAGGACACTCCTTCCCTTCGTCCCGGGTCAGAACCAGGAATGTCCCCCCCTGGCAGGAATGTCCCCCGTTAGGCAAGGGGCGGGCGTCCCTTGCCTTTATTTTGCTCCTGCTCGGCATCCTCGCCGGCCCCGCCGCCGCCGCGGAAACGGGAGTCGTCGTCGAGATCGTGGACGGCGACACCTTGCGCGTCCGCACGGCCGGGAGCGCGGAAGCCGTGACCGTGCGCCTCATCGGGATCGACGCCCCCGAGCGGAGCCACCCGTCCCTCGGGAAGGAGTTCTTCTCCGACGAGGCCGCCTCCCATCTCGCCTCCCTCTGCCGCGGAAAGACCGTCCGGATGGAGAAGGACGCCGAGGAGACCGACAAGTACGATCGTCTCCTGCGGTACGTCTTCCTGCCTTCGCCGGACGGACGCCTGCTCAACGAGGAAATGCTCCGCGCCGGCATGGCCCGAGCCTACACGCGGTTCCCCCTCTCCCGGGAAAACGCGTTTCTCGCCGCCGAAGGGGGGGCGCGACGGGAGGGAACGGGGCTCTGGAAGGACGGGGGGATGGCGGAAGTGCGGTGGCTCGCCGCGGGGAACGCCGCGCCCGTCGAGGTGTTCCCCTCCGGCGGAAGGACCTTCGTCCTCGCCCACAAGGGGCTCGCGAAAGCGGGGGTGGAACGCGCGGACCTTCCGAAGGAGATCGAGGGGATCCTGCGGCTGCGGGGAGAGTTGTCGGACGCCGAGTTCGCGTCGAAGGCCCGGGACCGGGGGTTCCGCCCGATCGACCCGTCGAAAGCGGGCCCGGCGGCATCCGGGTCCCCGGGACCGCGCGCACTCAAACCGGCTCCCGCGATCCGGGGGACGGTCATCCCGTGGGAGGAAGCCCACCGCCACGAGGGCGAAGAGATCGTCGTCGAGGGGACGATCGTACGGACCCACCGGGCGGAGAAGGTGATGTACCTCAACTTCCACGCGAACTGGAAGCGGTACCTCACCCTCGTCATCTTCGTGAAGGATCTCCCCCTCTTCCCCGCCGACCCCGAGAAGGCGTACCGGGGGAAGAAGGTCCGCGTCCGCGGCGAGGTGAAGCTCTACAAGGACCGCCCGGAGATGGTCGTGCGGGACCCCGCGAACATCACCATCGTGCCATAGTGCTGCGTTTCATAAGTACGGTAACGTATCGGGAGGCTCGGCGGAGTCGCCGCAGGAGGGGGGCGCAGTGAGGTAAAGCGCAGCCGTGCAGGTTCACCGCACGGCGAGCCACGAACGGAGTCCCCCTCCGAGGCGACGCAGCCGATCGGTTAGTCCCGGAGGTGGAGCGACTTCCGGGATTGCAGTTTGGATACGTTGCCGTAATTATTTATGGAAGGGGACCGCGTGGAGCATGTCGCCACCGTCCGGGTGATCTTCGGTGACACGGATGCCGCCGGCATCGTCTATTACGGAAATTATCTTCGCTGGTTCGAGGTCGGCCGGGCGGAATTGATGCGGCGAAAGGGGTTTTCGTACCTCGTCACGATGGAGCGGGGGGTGCTCCTCCCCGTCATCGAGGCGGGCGCCCGTTACCACGCATCCGCGCGGTACGACGACGTGCTTCGGATCCATGCGGAGATCC
This DNA window, taken from Deltaproteobacteria bacterium, encodes the following:
- a CDS encoding thermonuclease family protein, with amino-acid sequence MLLLGILAGPAAAAETGVVVEIVDGDTLRVRTAGSAEAVTVRLIGIDAPERSHPSLGKEFFSDEAASHLASLCRGKTVRMEKDAEETDKYDRLLRYVFLPSPDGRLLNEEMLRAGMARAYTRFPLSRENAFLAAEGGARREGTGLWKDGGMAEVRWLAAGNAAPVEVFPSGGRTFVLAHKGLAKAGVERADLPKEIEGILRLRGELSDAEFASKARDRGFRPIDPSKAGPAASGSPGPRALKPAPAIRGTVIPWEEAHRHEGEEIVVEGTIVRTHRAEKVMYLNFHANWKRYLTLVIFVKDLPLFPADPEKAYRGKKVRVRGEVKLYKDRPEMVVRDPANITIVP
- a CDS encoding YbgC/FadM family acyl-CoA thioesterase, whose amino-acid sequence is MEHVATVRVIFGDTDAAGIVYYGNYLRWFEVGRAELMRRKGFSYLVTMERGVLLPVIEAGARYHASARYDDVLRIHAEI